A DNA window from Corynebacterium ciconiae DSM 44920 contains the following coding sequences:
- a CDS encoding type I polyketide synthase: MNVNQGQGPISVNELSAWLTRWVAENTELSVDEVDVDTPMQSFGLSSRDVVVLSGELENLTGVQLDATVAYQYPTIRALAEFVCSGGATSQAGATAGGASAHDAPRGGALSRGAHDIAIVGVAARMPGAPTAAAMWERVIDGEVMTGDLPLGRWSEYAADEVTQSRLSKVPTTGGYLEDIQSFDAEFFGLSPVEAANMDPQQRLSLELTWEALEHAGIPANTLRGTRTGVYMGSSNNDYGMLVAADPNEMHPYALTGTASSIVPNRISYAFDFRGPSVNVDTACSSSLVAVHQAVRDLRTGDADTAIAGGVNVLASPFVSIAFGELGVISEEGIKAFSDDAKGIVRSDGAGVLVLKRVDDALAAGDNILAVIKGSAVNSDGRSNGLTAPNPDAQVDVLRRAYADAQVDPAAVDYVEAHGTGTILGDPIEAQALGTVLGAGRSGADPLLLGSAKTNFGHSESAAGAAGMIKVVLSMVHDTVPPLAGFTAPNRYINFEADHLEAVEDPREWPEYSGHKLAGVSGFGFGGTNAHVVVSEFVAADYEQEQLSQQPQLAGEGGLVTVSGLVPSRRKAAAAALVEWMDAHPEATPAEVARATAKRNHGRSRAAVVAADHEELRKRLALVAEGKKSHGIAVADSPAQNGPVFVYSGFGSQHRKMAKDLFSSSSLFAERIRELDRIIAFESGWSLEERILNDELSYDTETAQVGITAIQIALTDYLAQLGVTPAAVLGMSMGEIAAAYAAGGVNAHDAMVIACHRSRLMGEGERSLPEDELGAMALVETASEDLPEGIEAAVYAGPGMTTVGGPREAVTAFVEQLESEGKFARLLNVKGAGHTSALDPILGELYAETAHIEPKPLTIPLFSSVERGRVFAPGEVVHGTDYWVTCTRHSVWFQDATEQAFAHGYDTLVEISPNPVALMPMMNTAFTVGKPDAQLLFVLKRKVPAEDSVRETLAKLYAQGQPVNVRALYGDGPCAEIPTMRWKKQRYWTAARPAGGSPQLPGAKVVLPDGSVAFSTQADLVPSSHALIDAAAQALLPGARVVAVEDRSPLAPSGEITTTASTSLGGVDVRVYAVDGGASTLVAEGFAASPSIAGAAGETAQATAPAAPSQPQRPGVEEAEVDAQVWDPASGETVEERLRMIVSESMGYDLEDLPAELPLIDLGLDSLMGMRIKNRIEHDFQIPPLQVQALRDASVADVVQIVSDKVAARDNGADAVAQPVPAVADSPATESAPAAAPTQQEGGVDRPASAESTGVGVAPRDASERLVFATWATITGRAARGVTSPLPEISEEQAEQMAARLTERGGVDVSADAVRAAETLEPLANIVREGLETEVEGNIRVLRERPEGSAAPALFMFHPAGGSSVVYQPLMRRLPEEIPVYGVERLEGSFTERAAHYVDDIVARADGHPIVLGGWSFGGALAMEVARQLQGSANEPKLVALLDTVQPSEKAPDTMEETKARWGRYAAFASKTYGIDFPVPYELLESAGEEALLGMLTEFLATTDASEHGLSAGVLEHQRASFVDNRILDQVDFHTWAEVSCPVVLFRAERMHEGAIELEPRYASIDEDGGWSSIVDELEIVHLKGDHLAVVDEPEIAKVGAHLTRRIDELE; this comes from the coding sequence GAGGCGGGGCGCTAAGCCGTGGTGCGCACGATATCGCCATTGTGGGCGTGGCCGCCCGCATGCCGGGCGCGCCCACTGCGGCGGCGATGTGGGAGCGCGTGATCGACGGTGAGGTGATGACGGGCGATCTGCCGCTGGGCCGCTGGTCCGAATACGCCGCCGATGAGGTCACCCAGTCTCGGCTGAGCAAGGTGCCCACCACAGGCGGCTATCTGGAGGATATCCAGAGCTTTGATGCCGAGTTTTTCGGCCTGTCTCCCGTGGAGGCAGCCAATATGGACCCGCAGCAGCGGTTGAGCCTCGAGCTCACTTGGGAGGCTCTCGAGCATGCCGGCATTCCGGCGAACACCCTGCGCGGCACCCGCACCGGGGTGTACATGGGTTCGTCCAATAATGATTACGGGATGCTGGTTGCGGCGGATCCGAACGAGATGCATCCTTATGCGCTCACCGGCACCGCCAGCTCGATCGTGCCGAACCGTATCTCCTATGCATTCGATTTCCGCGGCCCCTCGGTGAATGTGGATACCGCCTGTTCCTCCTCCTTGGTGGCGGTGCACCAGGCGGTGCGCGATTTGCGCACCGGCGATGCCGATACCGCTATCGCTGGTGGCGTGAATGTGCTGGCCTCGCCGTTTGTCTCTATTGCCTTCGGCGAGTTGGGGGTGATCTCGGAAGAGGGGATCAAGGCCTTTTCTGATGACGCCAAGGGCATCGTGCGTTCCGATGGCGCCGGGGTGCTTGTGCTCAAGCGTGTCGACGATGCCCTCGCTGCCGGTGACAACATCCTGGCGGTGATCAAGGGCTCTGCGGTGAACTCCGATGGACGCTCCAATGGGCTCACCGCACCGAACCCGGACGCACAAGTGGATGTGCTGCGCCGCGCCTATGCCGACGCCCAGGTAGACCCAGCGGCCGTGGACTATGTGGAAGCCCATGGCACCGGCACGATCTTGGGTGATCCCATCGAGGCCCAAGCCCTGGGCACGGTGCTCGGTGCCGGTCGCAGTGGCGCTGATCCGCTGCTGCTGGGCTCTGCGAAGACCAACTTTGGCCACAGCGAATCCGCGGCGGGTGCCGCAGGCATGATCAAGGTGGTGCTGAGCATGGTTCATGACACCGTGCCGCCGCTGGCCGGGTTCACCGCCCCCAATCGCTATATCAACTTCGAGGCCGATCACCTGGAGGCCGTGGAGGATCCCCGGGAGTGGCCCGAGTACTCCGGCCATAAGCTGGCCGGTGTGTCCGGATTCGGTTTCGGTGGCACCAACGCCCACGTGGTGGTCTCTGAGTTTGTCGCCGCCGACTATGAGCAGGAGCAGCTCTCGCAGCAGCCGCAGCTCGCCGGTGAGGGTGGGCTGGTAACGGTCTCTGGTTTGGTGCCCTCGCGCCGCAAGGCCGCAGCCGCCGCCCTGGTGGAATGGATGGATGCCCACCCAGAGGCCACCCCGGCGGAGGTGGCGCGGGCCACCGCCAAGCGCAATCATGGCCGTTCCCGTGCCGCGGTGGTGGCCGCCGATCACGAGGAGCTGCGCAAGCGGCTGGCTCTTGTGGCGGAGGGGAAGAAGTCGCACGGTATCGCCGTGGCGGATTCCCCTGCCCAGAACGGGCCTGTGTTCGTCTACTCCGGTTTCGGTTCTCAGCACCGCAAGATGGCGAAGGATCTGTTCAGCTCCTCGTCGCTTTTTGCCGAGCGGATCCGCGAGTTGGATCGGATTATTGCCTTCGAATCCGGCTGGTCCTTGGAGGAGCGCATCCTCAACGATGAGCTCAGCTATGACACCGAGACCGCGCAGGTGGGCATCACCGCCATCCAGATCGCACTCACGGACTACCTGGCCCAGCTGGGCGTGACCCCGGCGGCGGTGCTGGGCATGTCCATGGGTGAGATCGCTGCGGCCTATGCCGCAGGTGGTGTGAACGCGCACGATGCCATGGTGATTGCCTGCCACCGCTCGCGGCTTATGGGTGAGGGCGAGCGCTCCCTGCCCGAGGATGAGCTGGGCGCCATGGCGCTGGTGGAGACCGCCTCGGAGGATCTGCCCGAAGGTATCGAAGCTGCCGTGTACGCCGGTCCTGGCATGACCACGGTGGGTGGCCCGCGTGAGGCTGTTACCGCCTTTGTGGAGCAGCTGGAGTCCGAGGGGAAGTTCGCCCGCTTGCTCAACGTCAAGGGCGCTGGGCACACCAGTGCGTTGGATCCGATTTTGGGTGAGCTCTACGCAGAAACGGCCCATATTGAGCCGAAGCCGCTGACTATCCCGCTGTTCAGTTCGGTGGAGCGCGGCCGAGTCTTCGCTCCTGGCGAGGTGGTGCACGGTACTGACTATTGGGTCACCTGTACCCGGCATTCGGTGTGGTTCCAAGATGCCACTGAGCAGGCTTTTGCACATGGCTACGACACCTTGGTGGAGATCTCTCCGAATCCGGTGGCGCTCATGCCGATGATGAATACCGCCTTCACGGTCGGCAAGCCGGATGCGCAGCTGCTCTTTGTGCTTAAGCGCAAGGTTCCGGCGGAGGATTCGGTGCGCGAGACCCTCGCGAAGCTGTACGCCCAAGGCCAGCCGGTGAATGTTCGCGCGCTCTATGGCGATGGTCCCTGTGCGGAGATCCCCACCATGCGGTGGAAGAAGCAGCGTTATTGGACGGCGGCCCGCCCAGCCGGCGGCTCCCCGCAGCTGCCTGGCGCCAAGGTAGTTCTGCCTGACGGCTCGGTCGCTTTTTCCACCCAAGCGGACCTCGTTCCCAGCTCTCATGCGCTTATCGACGCCGCCGCCCAGGCTCTTCTACCCGGTGCCCGCGTGGTGGCCGTCGAGGACCGCAGCCCGCTGGCACCGTCCGGCGAGATCACCACCACGGCATCGACCTCTCTCGGTGGTGTGGATGTGCGGGTCTACGCCGTCGACGGTGGGGCCAGCACACTGGTGGCCGAGGGCTTTGCCGCCTCGCCGAGTATCGCCGGCGCGGCCGGTGAGACCGCCCAGGCGACGGCACCGGCCGCGCCCTCCCAGCCCCAGCGCCCCGGGGTGGAGGAAGCGGAGGTGGATGCCCAGGTGTGGGATCCGGCTTCTGGCGAAACCGTGGAAGAACGCCTCCGCATGATTGTCTCCGAGTCCATGGGTTATGACCTTGAAGATCTACCCGCGGAGTTGCCGCTGATTGACCTTGGTCTGGATTCGCTCATGGGCATGCGTATCAAAAACCGCATCGAGCACGACTTCCAGATTCCGCCCCTGCAGGTGCAGGCGCTGCGCGATGCCTCGGTGGCGGATGTGGTGCAGATCGTCAGCGATAAGGTGGCTGCTCGCGATAACGGCGCCGATGCCGTGGCCCAGCCAGTCCCGGCTGTGGCCGATTCCCCAGCCACGGAATCCGCGCCGGCAGCAGCGCCTACCCAGCAGGAGGGTGGCGTCGATAGGCCTGCGAGTGCTGAGAGCACCGGGGTGGGCGTGGCCCCGCGTGATGCCTCGGAGCGGCTGGTCTTTGCCACATGGGCCACTATCACGGGACGGGCGGCCCGCGGTGTGACGAGCCCGCTGCCGGAGATCAGCGAGGAGCAGGCCGAGCAGATGGCGGCCCGGTTGACCGAGCGCGGTGGGGTGGACGTGTCTGCCGATGCGGTGCGCGCAGCTGAGACTCTTGAGCCTTTGGCCAATATCGTGCGCGAGGGGCTCGAAACCGAGGTAGAGGGCAATATTCGCGTGTTGCGGGAGCGTCCCGAAGGCTCTGCGGCGCCGGCATTGTTCATGTTCCACCCGGCTGGCGGTTCCTCGGTGGTGTACCAGCCGTTGATGCGGCGCCTGCCAGAGGAGATCCCAGTGTATGGCGTGGAGCGGCTCGAGGGGAGTTTCACGGAGCGCGCCGCTCACTATGTGGACGATATTGTGGCCCGCGCCGATGGACATCCGATTGTGCTCGGCGGCTGGAGCTTTGGTGGCGCCTTGGCCATGGAAGTCGCCCGGCAGCTGCAGGGCAGTGCGAACGAGCCGAAACTGGTGGCGCTGCTGGACACGGTGCAGCCTTCGGAGAAGGCGCCGGACACCATGGAGGAAACGAAGGCCCGTTGGGGCCGCTATGCCGCCTTTGCGTCTAAAACCTATGGCATCGATTTCCCAGTGCCTTATGAGCTCTTGGAATCGGCGGGCGAGGAGGCGCTCCTGGGAATGCTCACAGAGTTCCTCGCCACCACCGATGCCAGCGAACACGGCTTGAGTGCTGGGGTGTTGGAGCATCAGCGCGCCAGTTTCGTGGATAACCGCATCCTCGATCAGGTGGATTTCCACACGTGGGCGGAGGTGAGCTGCCCGGTGGTGCTGTTCCGTGCGGAGCGCATGCATGAGGGCGCGATCGAGCTGGAACCGCGTTATGCTTCGATTGACGAAGATGGCGGGTGGTCGAGTATCGTGGACGAGTTAGAGATTGTGCACCTCAAGGGCGATCACCTCGCAGTGGTGGATGAGCCCGAGATTGCAAAGGTGGGCGCGCACCTAACCCGCCGTATAGATGAACTCGAGTAG
- a CDS encoding acyl-CoA carboxylase subunit beta, translating to MTTAEKLADLRQRLQTAQDPGSERSRRKRDEAGLTTPRQRINRLLDAGSFVEVGALGRTPDEADAPYSDGVVTGYGRIDGRTVAIYAHDKTVYGGSVGVTFGRKVCEIMDMAIKIGCPVIGIQDSGGARIQDAVTSLAMYSEIARRQMPLSGRSPQISIMMGKCAGGAVYAPVTTDFVVAVEDRAEMYVTGPAVIKEVTGEEITSAELGGAREQELNGNVSYVASSEDEAFAYVQDLMAHLPLTCFDEAPEFWAPNDEDVAQASELDLFMPDDTNAGYNMQDLLPKLLDSDDVLEIQENFAPNIITAFGRIDGKSVGIVANNPLHYAGCIDADASDKATRFIRICDAYNIPLLFVVDTPGYLPGVQQEKVGLIHRGAKLPFALVEASVPKVSLIVRKAYGGAYAAMGSKNLSGDINLAWPTAQIAVMGAAAAAVMIQGKKLAQMPEEQRAYMKKLFMDFYDENMTSPYVAAERGYVDAMIEPNNTRVALRQAFRQLATKQVEDLPKKHTIMPM from the coding sequence ATGACCACGGCTGAGAAGCTCGCTGATCTGCGCCAACGTCTTCAAACGGCGCAGGATCCAGGCAGTGAGCGTTCTCGCCGTAAGCGCGACGAGGCGGGGCTGACCACGCCGCGGCAGCGCATCAACCGGCTGCTCGATGCCGGCTCCTTCGTGGAGGTCGGCGCGCTGGGGCGCACCCCAGACGAGGCGGATGCCCCGTACTCGGATGGTGTGGTCACCGGTTATGGCCGCATCGACGGGCGCACCGTGGCCATCTACGCCCACGATAAGACGGTCTATGGCGGCTCGGTGGGCGTCACCTTCGGCCGCAAGGTGTGCGAGATCATGGACATGGCCATCAAAATTGGCTGCCCGGTTATCGGTATCCAGGATTCCGGCGGCGCCCGCATCCAGGATGCGGTGACCTCGCTGGCCATGTACTCCGAGATTGCCCGCCGCCAGATGCCGCTATCGGGGCGGTCCCCGCAGATCTCCATCATGATGGGCAAATGCGCCGGCGGCGCCGTCTATGCCCCTGTGACCACCGACTTCGTGGTGGCGGTGGAAGACCGCGCCGAAATGTATGTCACCGGCCCGGCCGTGATCAAGGAGGTTACTGGCGAGGAGATCACCTCCGCCGAGCTGGGTGGTGCCCGCGAGCAGGAGCTCAACGGCAATGTCTCCTATGTGGCGTCCTCCGAAGATGAGGCCTTCGCCTATGTGCAGGACCTCATGGCGCACCTGCCGCTCACCTGCTTCGATGAGGCCCCTGAGTTTTGGGCGCCCAACGATGAGGATGTGGCCCAGGCCAGCGAGCTCGATCTGTTCATGCCGGATGATACGAATGCCGGCTATAACATGCAGGATCTGCTGCCGAAGCTGCTCGATAGCGATGATGTGCTGGAGATCCAAGAGAACTTCGCGCCCAATATCATCACCGCTTTTGGCCGTATCGATGGCAAGTCGGTGGGCATTGTGGCCAATAATCCGCTGCACTACGCCGGCTGTATTGATGCTGACGCCTCCGATAAGGCTACCCGCTTCATCCGGATTTGCGATGCGTACAACATCCCGCTGCTCTTCGTGGTGGATACCCCCGGCTATCTGCCAGGCGTGCAGCAGGAGAAGGTGGGTCTGATCCACCGCGGCGCGAAGCTGCCCTTTGCTTTGGTGGAGGCCAGCGTGCCGAAGGTGTCGTTGATCGTGCGTAAGGCCTATGGCGGCGCTTATGCGGCGATGGGCTCAAAGAACCTCTCCGGCGATATCAACTTGGCGTGGCCCACCGCCCAAATCGCGGTGATGGGTGCTGCCGCGGCGGCGGTGATGATTCAGGGCAAGAAGCTGGCGCAGATGCCCGAGGAGCAGCGCGCCTACATGAAGAAGCTGTTCATGGACTTCTATGACGAGAACATGACCAGCCCCTATGTGGCCGCCGAGCGTGGTTATGTAGACGCCATGATCGAGCCCAACAACACCCGCGTGGCGCTGCGCCAGGCCTTCCGCCAGCTCGCCACGAAGCAGGTGGAGGATCTGCCGAAGAAGCACACCATCATGCCGATGTAG
- a CDS encoding DUF3054 domain-containing protein, producing MARYFLGDVLAIVLFALLARIAHQSDTMPFSAAGVADTAWPFLIGTLVAWGIIYLAALEPWRIAPAGISVWLCSVIAGLGIWGLRHGEMPHWSFILVASLVSLLLLLGWRGVALKFQKNDTTI from the coding sequence ATGGCTCGTTATTTTCTTGGTGATGTCCTCGCCATCGTCCTCTTTGCCCTGCTCGCCCGCATCGCCCACCAGAGCGATACCATGCCCTTCAGCGCCGCTGGGGTGGCTGACACCGCCTGGCCCTTCCTCATCGGCACCCTAGTGGCCTGGGGCATCATCTATCTCGCGGCCCTCGAGCCTTGGCGCATCGCCCCCGCCGGAATCAGCGTGTGGCTATGCAGCGTGATCGCCGGGCTCGGCATCTGGGGGCTCCGCCACGGCGAGATGCCGCACTGGTCCTTCATCCTCGTGGCATCGCTTGTCTCGCTGCTCCTGCTGCTGGGGTGGCGAGGTGTGGCGCTGAAGTTCCAGAAGAACGACACCACCATTTAG
- a CDS encoding lysylphosphatidylglycerol synthase transmembrane domain-containing protein, translated as MLQFLRNPWVRWLFPLVVLGIVLFIFRDNLPFIAEGFMELDDMAGRGMALAIISSILALVAMAEVMYVFMRAGKVKVSRLQANALTFGSNAWSTSFPGGPAFATVLQYQIMNRWGAGPAISTWFLVLSSTLSTLWLVALGVIAIIFLGASLSLGSLLLTLAVLLALSALTYWASNNPDTLKRLLKPITSRTTGSINHHIDQLKAAHMGFGTFLYAAAMSFLNWVFDIVTLVGAVWAVTYQLPDIYGGENKTTIAGIALAFVTAKIAGTVQVTPGGLGPVEAAMMGTLVATGMTAAQAFSAVFIYRLISLGLITILGWIVYFFGFSSRGIRPQPEIKEHEEPVTREGRTTSTGESVD; from the coding sequence ATGCTGCAATTCTTGCGCAACCCCTGGGTGCGCTGGCTCTTCCCGCTAGTGGTGCTCGGGATTGTGCTCTTCATCTTCCGCGATAACCTGCCCTTTATCGCCGAAGGTTTCATGGAGCTCGACGACATGGCCGGACGGGGCATGGCTCTGGCCATCATCAGCTCCATTCTGGCGCTCGTGGCCATGGCCGAAGTGATGTACGTGTTCATGCGGGCCGGGAAGGTCAAGGTCTCCCGCCTCCAGGCCAATGCCCTCACCTTCGGTTCTAATGCGTGGTCCACCTCCTTTCCCGGCGGACCGGCCTTCGCCACGGTGTTGCAGTATCAAATCATGAATCGCTGGGGCGCAGGCCCCGCCATCAGCACCTGGTTTTTGGTGCTCTCCTCCACCCTGTCCACGCTGTGGCTGGTGGCTCTCGGCGTGATCGCCATCATCTTCCTCGGCGCCTCGCTCTCCCTCGGCTCGCTACTGCTGACCCTAGCGGTGCTGTTGGCGTTATCGGCGCTCACCTATTGGGCCTCCAATAATCCCGACACCCTCAAACGGCTGCTGAAACCCATCACCTCCCGCACCACGGGCTCGATTAACCATCACATCGATCAGCTCAAAGCCGCCCACATGGGCTTCGGCACCTTCCTCTACGCGGCCGCGATGTCCTTTCTCAACTGGGTGTTCGACATCGTCACCCTGGTGGGCGCGGTGTGGGCAGTGACCTATCAGTTGCCCGATATCTACGGCGGGGAGAACAAAACCACCATTGCCGGCATCGCCCTAGCGTTCGTGACCGCGAAGATCGCCGGCACCGTACAGGTCACCCCCGGCGGGCTCGGCCCCGTCGAGGCCGCCATGATGGGCACCCTCGTGGCCACCGGCATGACCGCCGCCCAGGCCTTCTCTGCGGTGTTTATCTACCGCCTGATCAGTCTCGGACTCATCACCATTCTCGGATGGATCGTGTACTTCTTCGGCTTTTCCAGCCGCGGCATCCGCCCCCAACCTGAGATCAAAGAGCATGAAGAGCCCGTCACCCGCGAGGGACGTACCACCTCTACCGGTGAGTCAGTAGATTAG
- a CDS encoding MMPL family transporter — MFYKWGLLSYRFRRIVPAVIVLVILALYALAGTKLEDRMSQEGWDDPGSSSTKAAQIELDTFGRDNNGDVILLFESTSDRPLDDPATVDKARSFLTQLQEQHPEQISHINSYFDNRNDQLATADKHLAFAAVGLKGDGEQTLKDFRAVGDDFTPPEHMLGEDVKVEVAGATAIADALDKGMSSDIKRAELVALPLVGVLLLIVFGSLVAAVMPLIVGILSILGSLGVLSVLAGITQVNVFAMSVVTLLGLGLAIDYGLFMVSRFREEMDSGRDVRDAVAITTATAGQTVVFSAAMVAVALSGLLVFPQAFLKSIAYGAISAVGLAAILSITVLPSLFGMLGPNINKLRVRSVSKKKEDIDSSLWARLAGWSMRHAKAVTLGVTGLLIALTIPLGGVSFGGINETYLPPTNDVRQTQASFDKNFPQYRTEPIKLVVTGADNAGLVSIYQQASQIDGLTGRFTPSSPTENGTTVLSAGIEDRSQNKAVVDQLRDIDTPDGVELYIGGTPALEIESIEALFDRLPWMALYIIAATFILMSIVFGSIILPAKAVIMTILTLGTTLGVLTWMFVDGLGASLFNFTPGPLMSPILVLISAIVYGLSTDYEVFLVSRMVESRARGATTDQAIRYGTAHTGSIITAAALIMIVVCGAFGFSDIVMMKYIAFGMIAALLLDATIVRMFLVPAVMHLLREDSWWAPSWVKRASNYVGHGKEPLPAAVAPTTAGRNDYAEATEPGNVEVYPEDLTVRSGTPAEDDNQLIPFHALMARLQSEQQGEHGRGSATKGD, encoded by the coding sequence ATGTTCTACAAGTGGGGACTGCTGTCCTACCGTTTCCGGCGCATCGTTCCGGCGGTGATCGTGCTGGTGATTCTGGCGCTCTACGCGCTGGCCGGCACCAAGCTGGAAGATCGCATGAGCCAAGAGGGCTGGGACGATCCAGGTTCCAGCTCGACCAAGGCTGCCCAGATCGAGCTGGACACCTTCGGCCGCGATAACAACGGCGACGTGATTCTGCTATTCGAATCCACCTCGGATCGCCCCTTGGACGATCCTGCCACCGTGGACAAGGCCCGCAGCTTCCTCACTCAGCTGCAGGAGCAGCACCCCGAGCAGATCTCCCACATCAACAGCTACTTCGACAATCGCAACGATCAGCTGGCCACCGCCGATAAGCATCTCGCCTTCGCCGCGGTGGGGCTGAAGGGCGATGGGGAACAAACCCTCAAGGACTTCCGCGCGGTAGGCGATGATTTCACCCCGCCGGAGCACATGCTCGGCGAAGACGTGAAGGTAGAGGTGGCCGGTGCCACCGCCATCGCCGATGCACTCGACAAGGGCATGTCGAGCGATATCAAACGCGCCGAACTGGTGGCCCTTCCCCTAGTGGGCGTGCTGCTGCTCATCGTCTTCGGCTCCTTGGTGGCCGCCGTGATGCCGCTGATCGTGGGCATTCTCTCCATTCTTGGATCTCTCGGCGTGCTCAGCGTGCTCGCCGGTATCACCCAGGTCAACGTTTTCGCCATGTCAGTGGTCACGCTCCTCGGCCTAGGCCTGGCTATCGACTACGGGCTGTTCATGGTCTCCCGCTTCCGCGAAGAGATGGACTCCGGCCGCGACGTGCGTGACGCGGTGGCCATCACCACCGCCACCGCGGGCCAAACCGTGGTCTTCTCGGCTGCCATGGTGGCCGTGGCCCTCTCCGGTTTGCTGGTGTTTCCCCAAGCCTTCCTCAAGTCCATCGCCTATGGGGCGATCTCCGCGGTGGGCCTGGCGGCGATCTTGTCCATCACGGTGCTGCCCTCTCTCTTTGGCATGCTGGGCCCAAACATCAACAAGCTGCGGGTGCGCTCGGTGTCGAAGAAGAAAGAAGACATCGATAGCTCCCTGTGGGCACGACTGGCCGGTTGGTCCATGCGCCACGCCAAGGCCGTCACCCTCGGCGTTACCGGGCTGCTCATCGCCCTGACCATCCCCTTGGGCGGGGTGAGCTTCGGCGGAATCAATGAAACGTACCTGCCGCCCACTAATGACGTGCGCCAGACCCAGGCAAGCTTCGACAAAAACTTCCCCCAATACCGCACCGAGCCCATCAAGCTGGTGGTCACGGGCGCCGATAATGCCGGGCTTGTCAGCATCTACCAGCAGGCTAGCCAGATCGATGGCCTCACCGGGCGCTTCACTCCCTCCTCCCCCACCGAGAACGGCACCACTGTCCTCTCGGCCGGTATTGAGGACCGCTCGCAGAACAAAGCCGTGGTGGATCAGCTCCGAGACATCGACACCCCGGATGGTGTGGAGCTCTACATTGGCGGCACCCCTGCCCTCGAGATTGAATCCATCGAGGCGCTCTTCGACCGGCTGCCGTGGATGGCGCTGTACATCATCGCCGCCACCTTCATCCTCATGAGCATCGTCTTCGGCTCGATCATCCTGCCCGCCAAGGCCGTGATCATGACCATCCTCACCCTCGGCACCACCTTGGGTGTGCTCACCTGGATGTTCGTGGATGGCCTCGGCGCCAGCCTCTTCAACTTCACCCCCGGCCCACTGATGAGCCCGATTCTGGTGCTCATCTCGGCCATCGTCTACGGCCTGTCCACCGACTACGAGGTCTTCCTGGTCTCCCGCATGGTGGAATCCCGGGCCCGCGGCGCCACCACCGACCAAGCGATCCGTTATGGCACCGCCCACACCGGCTCTATCATCACCGCCGCGGCACTGATCATGATCGTGGTCTGCGGCGCCTTCGGATTCTCCGACATTGTGATGATGAAATACATCGCCTTCGGCATGATCGCCGCATTGCTTCTCGACGCCACCATCGTACGCATGTTCCTCGTGCCGGCCGTGATGCACCTACTGCGCGAGGACAGCTGGTGGGCCCCGAGCTGGGTCAAGCGTGCATCAAACTACGTGGGCCACGGCAAAGAGCCGCTGCCCGCCGCCGTGGCACCCACCACTGCGGGGCGAAACGACTACGCTGAGGCTACAGAGCCCGGCAATGTTGAGGTGTACCCCGAAGATCTCACGGTACGTAGTGGCACCCCCGCCGAGGACGATAACCAACTCATCCCCTTCCATGCCCTCATGGCCCGCCTCCAGAGTGAACAACAGGGCGAGCATGGTCGCGGGTCCGCGACGAAGGGAGACTGA
- a CDS encoding NYN domain-containing protein, which yields MNDFVELHHRYDDSGRVGPANMLLVWDGPNLDMGLGALLGGRPSGSQRPRFDAVGRWLIHEAASIDPEIDPEATVFTNVSPDAAEAVRPWVDAMRNMGFAVFAKPKTAEDSDVDPDMIRHIERREAEGVLKGLVVASADGRNFQETLERIAATGVPVTVLGFHEHCSWATASESLRFVDLEDIDGVFLEPLPRVTLDNLPADGAWLLPFRPLRALLNSKPH from the coding sequence ATGAATGATTTCGTGGAGCTGCACCACCGCTATGACGATTCGGGGCGCGTCGGCCCCGCCAACATGCTCCTGGTGTGGGACGGCCCGAACCTAGACATGGGCCTCGGCGCGCTACTGGGTGGCCGACCCTCCGGCTCCCAGCGCCCACGCTTCGACGCGGTGGGCCGCTGGCTGATCCATGAGGCCGCCTCCATCGACCCAGAGATCGATCCCGAGGCCACGGTCTTTACCAATGTCTCCCCCGACGCCGCCGAGGCAGTACGCCCCTGGGTCGATGCCATGCGCAATATGGGTTTCGCGGTGTTCGCCAAGCCCAAGACGGCGGAGGATTCCGATGTGGATCCCGATATGATCCGCCATATTGAGCGTCGAGAAGCGGAGGGCGTACTCAAGGGGCTCGTGGTGGCCAGCGCCGATGGCCGTAACTTCCAGGAGACCCTCGAACGCATCGCCGCCACCGGGGTGCCTGTGACCGTGCTCGGCTTCCACGAGCACTGCTCGTGGGCCACCGCCTCGGAGTCGCTGCGCTTTGTTGACCTCGAGGATATTGACGGCGTCTTCCTCGAGCCGCTGCCGCGGGTCACCCTGGACAACCTGCCCGCAGACGGCGCTTGGCTGCTGCCCTTCCGTCCGCTGCGTGCGCTGCTGAATTCCAAGCCGCACTAG